The Bacteroidales bacterium genome has a segment encoding these proteins:
- the rlmF gene encoding 23S rRNA (adenine(1618)-N(6))-methyltransferase RlmF, with protein sequence MLPKKKEHPKEKSKLHPRNKHRERYDFKQLIESCPELAAFVKMNIYNDESIDFADPDAVKMLNKTLLKHYYNIDNWNIPENYLCPPIPGRADYIHYMADLLYSSNFGKMPAGKKIKCLDVGVGANCVYPIIGNKEYDWSFVGSDIDAVAVESAKKIIESNPVLKNKIEIRLQKNLKDIFYGIIQQDEYFDLTVCNPPFHKSLIEASEGTLRKLNNLNDKKITKPVLNFGGKSNELWCKGGEVKFVKNMIYQSKQFATSCFWFSTLIAKQTHLSSVYEALKKVEATEVKTIPMGQGNKSSRIVAWTFFTPEQKKNWANTRWNK encoded by the coding sequence ATGCTTCCCAAAAAGAAAGAACATCCTAAAGAAAAATCAAAATTGCATCCACGAAATAAACATCGTGAGCGCTACGATTTCAAACAACTTATTGAGAGTTGCCCTGAATTAGCCGCGTTTGTGAAGATGAATATATACAATGATGAATCCATTGATTTTGCTGATCCGGATGCTGTGAAAATGCTGAACAAAACTTTGCTGAAGCATTATTATAATATCGATAATTGGAATATCCCTGAAAATTATTTATGTCCGCCCATTCCCGGGCGAGCCGACTACATTCACTATATGGCCGATCTGTTATATAGCAGTAATTTTGGGAAAATGCCGGCAGGCAAAAAAATAAAATGCCTCGATGTTGGCGTTGGCGCTAATTGCGTTTATCCAATTATTGGAAACAAAGAATACGACTGGTCGTTCGTGGGTTCCGACATTGATGCGGTTGCTGTTGAATCGGCAAAAAAAATAATTGAATCAAACCCGGTTTTAAAAAATAAAATCGAAATTCGTTTACAAAAAAATCTGAAAGATATTTTTTATGGGATCATTCAGCAAGATGAATATTTTGATCTGACAGTTTGTAATCCTCCGTTTCATAAATCATTGATAGAAGCCAGCGAAGGAACTCTCCGCAAATTAAATAATCTGAATGATAAAAAAATCACAAAACCGGTTTTAAATTTTGGAGGCAAAAGCAATGAGTTATGGTGCAAAGGCGGTGAGGTAAAATTTGTGAAGAACATGATTTATCAAAGCAAACAATTCGCAACTTCCTGTTTTTGGTTTTCTACTTTAATAGCAAAACAAACACATCTCAGCAGTGTTTATGAAGCGCTGAAAAAAGTTGAAGCTACAGAAGTGAAGACCATTCCAATGGGACAGGGAAATAAATCGAGCCGTATTGTTGCATGGACTTTCTTTACTCCGGAACAAAAGAAAAATTGGGCGAATACAAGATGGAATAAGTAA
- a CDS encoding RNA-binding S4 domain-containing protein: MIEFELGEHEFIPLNTLLKLLNFVRSGGEANQVIDEGFVKVNDVIEKQKRKKLRAGDKVKFQKNVVLIKV, translated from the coding sequence ATGATAGAATTTGAATTAGGCGAACACGAATTCATCCCGTTAAACACATTGTTGAAACTGCTGAACTTTGTTCGTTCCGGTGGTGAAGCCAACCAGGTAATTGACGAAGGCTTTGTTAAAGTAAATGATGTTATAGAAAAACAAAAAAGAAAAAAACTTAGAGCAGGGGATAAGGTTAAGTTTCAGAAAAATGTTGTGCTAATTAAAGTGTAG
- a CDS encoding DEAD/DEAH box helicase, which yields MIFEDLNLNKPLLQALDDLEYTNPTPIQEKVFPLIMDGRDVLGIAQTGTGKTFAYLLPILRQLKFSEQKHPRILIVVPTRELVLQVVGEINKLITYMSVRVGGVYGGTNINTQKQIVYNGLDILVATPGRLIDLALCGTLRLSFIQKFVIDEAEEMFNMGFRTQLKNVIDLLPPKRQNLLFSATMMKDIENIISDFFITPQKIEIAAHGAPLEQISQVAYYVPNYYTKANLLENLVLKNDELNKVLVFCESRKLADRLFDQMKEKFPDQLGVIHSNKSQNFRINSLKQFQDGNYRVLIATDIAARGLDISDVSHVINFDTPKIPVDYIHRIGRTGRADKTGVAITFINEAERIFQIEIEGLMKKPIPIEPLPEDVIISKIFTDEELPPKTNKNYLKNSTLKSSGGAFHEKLEKNKKVNLGGSYKRNLRLKYKKPKSLHNNKKREKK from the coding sequence ATGATCTTTGAAGATTTAAATTTAAATAAGCCTTTACTTCAAGCCCTGGATGATTTGGAATACACAAATCCTACACCCATACAGGAAAAAGTTTTTCCTTTAATCATGGATGGAAGGGATGTGTTGGGAATTGCTCAAACAGGCACCGGTAAAACCTTTGCATACCTTCTTCCTATTTTAAGGCAGCTGAAATTTTCCGAACAGAAACATCCGCGAATATTGATTGTTGTGCCAACACGCGAACTGGTATTGCAAGTGGTTGGTGAAATCAATAAATTGATAACATACATGAGTGTACGTGTTGGCGGGGTGTACGGGGGAACAAATATCAATACACAAAAACAAATTGTATACAATGGCTTGGATATACTGGTTGCTACACCGGGGCGATTGATAGACCTTGCTTTATGCGGAACATTGCGTTTAAGTTTCATTCAGAAATTTGTTATTGATGAAGCAGAAGAAATGTTCAACATGGGTTTTCGCACACAATTAAAAAATGTGATTGACCTGTTGCCTCCCAAAAGGCAAAACCTTTTATTTTCAGCAACGATGATGAAAGATATTGAAAATATTATTTCAGACTTTTTCATTACTCCGCAAAAAATTGAAATTGCAGCACATGGTGCACCACTGGAACAAATTTCGCAGGTTGCTTATTATGTGCCGAATTATTACACGAAAGCAAACTTGTTAGAAAACCTGGTTTTAAAGAATGACGAATTAAATAAGGTACTGGTTTTTTGTGAATCCCGGAAATTGGCTGACCGCTTGTTCGACCAGATGAAAGAAAAATTTCCTGATCAATTAGGTGTGATACATTCCAATAAATCTCAGAATTTCAGAATAAATTCTTTAAAGCAATTTCAGGATGGAAATTACAGGGTGCTTATCGCTACTGATATTGCAGCAAGGGGTTTGGATATTTCTGATGTTTCACATGTGATCAATTTCGATACTCCAAAAATTCCTGTAGATTATATTCATCGCATTGGAAGAACCGGAAGAGCTGATAAAACAGGGGTTGCCATTACATTCATAAATGAAGCGGAACGGATTTTTCAAATTGAAATTGAAGGATTGATGAAGAAACCCATTCCTATCGAACCGCTTCCTGAAGATGTAATTATTTCAAAAATATTTACTGATGAAGAATTACCGCCGAAAACGAATAAGAACTATTTAAAAAATTCTACGCTTAAAAGTTCAGGTGGTGCTTTTCATGAGAAATTGGAAAAAAATAAAAAAGTAAATCTTGGTGGATCATACAAAAGAAATCTCCGGCTTAAATATAAAAAACCTAAAAGCCTTCATAATAATAAGAAAAGAGAGAAAAAGTAA
- a CDS encoding DUF3820 family protein, whose product MDNEALIKLVSMKMPYGKYKGWTLCNLPEPYLVWYHAKGFPEGKLGMLLHTMYEIKLNGLEYLLEPFKNRNYQGVRTINK is encoded by the coding sequence ATGGATAACGAAGCATTGATAAAACTGGTAAGCATGAAAATGCCTTATGGAAAATACAAAGGTTGGACTTTATGTAATTTACCGGAACCTTATTTAGTATGGTATCATGCAAAAGGTTTTCCTGAAGGAAAATTAGGAATGCTTCTGCATACTATGTATGAAATAAAACTGAATGGTCTGGAATATTTGTTGGAACCGTTTAAAAACCGCAACTATCAAGGCGTACGAACAATAAACAAATAA
- the hydE gene encoding [FeFe] hydrogenase H-cluster radical SAM maturase HydE, giving the protein MKYLSEILNKQEFSKEDIMFLLSLTNKEDSDTLIKKAYSIKENFIGKKDYLRGLIEFSNQCKKNCLYCGIRSGNTKVNRYSITDDEILQTAEFAQKNKFTGIVLQSGEQCNPDFTKRITGLITGIKKIANPELRITLSVGEQLFETYKEWHDAGADRYLLRIETSSEELYKKIHPDNYLHSYKTRLECLENIKKAGYQTGTGVMIGLPFQTIENLADDLLFIKKMNIDMVGMGPYIEHTDTPLYEYKDLLLPLAERFNLSLRMIAVLRIMMPYINIVSTTALQTIFPMGRERGLKAGANVLMPNLTPGKYRSSYLLYENKPCINEEADECIDCLANRVKMIGEEIAYDEYGDSKHFIKRKNNLEIKLD; this is encoded by the coding sequence ATGAAATATTTAAGTGAAATATTAAACAAGCAAGAGTTTTCGAAAGAAGATATAATGTTCTTACTTTCACTTACCAATAAAGAAGATAGCGACACTTTAATAAAAAAAGCTTATTCGATAAAAGAAAATTTTATAGGTAAAAAAGATTATTTACGAGGACTGATAGAATTTTCAAATCAATGTAAAAAGAATTGTTTGTATTGCGGTATAAGAAGCGGAAACACTAAAGTAAACAGGTATTCTATAACTGATGACGAAATTTTGCAAACTGCCGAATTCGCTCAAAAAAATAAATTCACAGGAATCGTGCTTCAATCGGGTGAGCAATGTAACCCTGATTTTACTAAAAGAATAACAGGACTGATAACAGGAATAAAAAAAATAGCAAACCCTGAACTCCGCATCACGCTTTCAGTTGGCGAACAATTATTCGAAACATATAAAGAATGGCACGATGCCGGAGCTGACCGGTATTTATTGCGAATAGAAACTTCCAGCGAAGAACTTTATAAAAAAATTCATCCTGATAATTATCTACATAGTTATAAGACGCGACTGGAATGCCTTGAAAATATTAAGAAAGCAGGTTATCAAACAGGAACAGGCGTGATGATAGGTTTGCCATTTCAAACGATTGAAAATCTTGCCGACGATTTGTTATTCATAAAAAAAATGAACATTGATATGGTTGGAATGGGACCATATATTGAACACACCGATACTCCTCTTTATGAATACAAAGACTTATTGCTGCCTCTCGCAGAACGCTTCAACCTATCGCTTCGCATGATTGCTGTTCTAAGAATCATGATGCCTTATATCAACATTGTATCTACAACTGCTTTGCAAACTATTTTTCCAATGGGAAGAGAACGCGGACTGAAGGCAGGCGCCAATGTACTGATGCCTAACCTTACACCCGGCAAATACAGAAGCAGCTACCTGCTTTATGAGAACAAGCCCTGCATTAACGAAGAAGCTGATGAATGTATTGATTGCCTTGCCAACAGGGTTAAAATGATTGGCGAAGAAATCGCTTATGATGAATACGGCGATTCAAAACATTTTATTAAAAGAAAAAATAATTTAGAAATAAAACTCGATTAA
- the hydF gene encoding [FeFe] hydrogenase H-cluster maturation GTPase HydF, protein MSKGKDNKPHIGIFGRRNFGKSSFINALTKLDVAIVSEIAGTTTDPVKKSMEIFGIGPAVIIDTAGVDDSGELGEKRIAKTIDVIKQIDCAILLIANNIFGEYENMLIEKFNKYKIAYLVVHNKSDIEPLLNSTIKKIKKITDAPITEFSAKTSFNIENVIEILKNVIPETAYKNSSLLKGIIDRGDIVMLITPVDSEAPEGRMILPQVMAIRDVLDNDAINVVVKETEAELFLQKTGIKPKLVITDSQAFGYVNKIIPPDIPLTGFSVAYANMRGPFDEYVKGTKKISELKDGDKILILESCTHQVNCEDIGRFKIPRWLKEYTKKQLEFDTVAGLNEIKNPITDYALVIQCGGCMITRKQILSRLSEVIEAGVPVTNYGLTIAYINGIFERAVAPFIK, encoded by the coding sequence ATGAGCAAAGGAAAAGATAACAAACCGCATATCGGAATTTTTGGACGCAGGAATTTTGGCAAAAGTTCTTTTATCAATGCACTCACAAAGCTTGATGTGGCAATAGTTTCAGAAATTGCCGGAACAACTACCGACCCGGTAAAAAAATCAATGGAAATATTCGGGATCGGCCCGGCTGTTATTATTGATACCGCCGGTGTTGATGACAGCGGAGAGCTGGGAGAAAAAAGAATTGCAAAAACCATTGATGTAATTAAGCAAATAGATTGCGCTATCTTGCTTATCGCAAATAATATTTTCGGTGAGTACGAAAATATGCTGATCGAAAAATTCAATAAATATAAAATTGCATACTTAGTCGTACATAACAAATCAGACATTGAACCTTTATTAAATTCTACCATTAAAAAAATAAAAAAAATAACTGACGCTCCTATTACTGAATTCAGCGCTAAAACAAGTTTCAACATTGAAAATGTTATTGAAATATTAAAAAATGTTATTCCTGAAACAGCTTATAAAAATTCGTCATTATTAAAAGGAATTATTGATCGCGGTGATATTGTTATGCTCATCACTCCTGTCGATTCAGAAGCTCCCGAAGGAAGAATGATATTGCCACAGGTAATGGCTATCCGTGATGTTCTCGATAATGATGCAATAAATGTGGTAGTAAAAGAAACAGAAGCAGAATTATTTTTACAGAAAACAGGTATAAAGCCTAAGCTTGTAATTACCGACAGCCAGGCATTCGGATATGTAAATAAAATTATCCCGCCCGACATTCCGCTGACAGGTTTTAGTGTAGCTTATGCCAACATGCGTGGGCCTTTCGATGAATACGTGAAAGGAACAAAAAAAATATCGGAACTAAAAGACGGTGATAAAATATTGATCCTGGAATCGTGCACGCACCAGGTAAATTGTGAAGATATTGGTAGGTTCAAAATCCCACGCTGGCTTAAAGAATACACAAAAAAACAATTGGAGTTTGACACTGTTGCAGGTTTAAATGAAATTAAAAATCCGATAACCGATTATGCGTTGGTAATTCAGTGTGGCGGATGCATGATCACACGCAAACAAATTTTAAGTCGTTTATCCGAAGTCATTGAAGCAGGCGTTCCTGTTACCAATTACGGGTTGACCATTGCATACATCAATGGAATTTTTGAAAGAGCAGTTGCTCCTTTTATAAAATGA
- the hydG gene encoding [FeFe] hydrogenase H-cluster radical SAM maturase HydG, with protein sequence MKFVPEKYSIPDEPMKPFIDKDEIWNYINNTKSSKEKVRKIIAKSLSKKRLNLEDVATLINADTPELIEEIKEGARTLKRNIYGNRIVLFAPLYIGNKCANNCTYCGFRASNTSAVRKTLSDDEIVKEIESLEDKGQKRLILVYGEHAQYSPEYIAHTVDIAYHVKKGNGEIRRVNINAAPLEIEGFKIVKKAGIGTFQIFQETYNSDAYKTYHLRGKKADYGYRLTSLDRAQEAGIDDVGIGALFGLYDWRFEVMGLVRHTNHLEACYNVGPHTISFPRVKDASMLDLGNKYFVSDEDFTKLVAILRLAVPYTGMILTAREPAKLRDEIIQFGVSQIDGGTKIEIGSYSEEKEKEKNLDRGQFRINDDRSLNEIIDDLLDKDMLPSFCTACYRLGRTGEHFMEFSVPGFIKRYCTPNAILTLAEYIVDYAPETTAKKGWEVINKNIEKLADEKIKISIKEKIEMIRSGKRDLYY encoded by the coding sequence ATGAAATTTGTACCTGAAAAATATTCTATTCCTGACGAGCCAATGAAACCCTTTATTGACAAGGATGAAATATGGAATTATATTAACAATACTAAATCTTCAAAAGAAAAAGTAAGAAAAATTATTGCTAAATCGCTTTCAAAAAAAAGGCTTAACCTGGAAGATGTTGCTACACTTATTAATGCAGATACACCGGAACTCATTGAAGAAATAAAAGAAGGCGCCCGGACATTAAAACGTAATATCTACGGTAACCGTATTGTATTATTTGCACCTCTTTATATCGGAAATAAATGCGCTAACAATTGCACTTATTGCGGCTTCAGGGCATCGAACACCAGTGCGGTAAGGAAAACCCTTTCTGATGATGAAATTGTAAAAGAAATAGAATCCCTTGAAGATAAAGGGCAGAAAAGATTGATCCTTGTTTATGGCGAGCATGCTCAATACAGCCCTGAATACATCGCACATACCGTTGATATCGCATATCATGTAAAAAAAGGAAACGGTGAAATAAGAAGAGTGAACATCAATGCTGCGCCGCTGGAAATTGAAGGTTTTAAAATAGTAAAAAAAGCCGGTATCGGTACGTTCCAGATATTCCAGGAAACATATAATAGCGATGCTTACAAAACCTATCATCTGCGAGGTAAAAAAGCAGACTACGGTTACAGGCTTACTTCATTGGATAGAGCACAGGAAGCAGGAATAGACGATGTTGGTATTGGCGCTTTATTCGGATTGTACGATTGGCGTTTTGAAGTTATGGGATTAGTTCGTCACACGAACCACCTCGAAGCATGCTACAATGTAGGACCGCATACCATTTCATTTCCAAGGGTAAAAGATGCATCAATGCTAGATTTGGGAAATAAATATTTTGTCAGCGACGAAGACTTCACCAAACTTGTTGCCATTCTTAGGCTTGCTGTTCCTTATACCGGAATGATACTTACAGCAAGAGAACCGGCAAAATTAAGAGATGAGATTATTCAATTCGGAGTTTCGCAAATTGATGGCGGAACAAAAATTGAAATCGGTAGTTATTCTGAAGAAAAAGAAAAAGAGAAAAATTTAGATCGTGGACAATTCCGAATTAATGACGATCGTTCATTGAATGAAATCATTGATGACCTGCTGGATAAAGATATGTTGCCATCATTTTGTACCGCTTGCTACAGGCTCGGAAGAACAGGCGAACACTTTATGGAATTTTCAGTTCCGGGTTTCATTAAACGTTATTGCACACCCAATGCAATACTCACTTTAGCAGAATATATTGTTGATTATGCTCCTGAAACTACAGCAAAAAAAGGATGGGAGGTAATTAATAAGAATATTGAAAAACTGGCTGATGAAAAAATAAAAATTTCAATTAAAGAAAAAATTGAAATGATAAGATCGGGAAAAAGAGATTTATATTACTAA
- a CDS encoding hybrid sensor histidine kinase/response regulator: MEKLVVLVVDDEPGIRSGICRILRNYTVGFPFMEEDFGFDIHEAATGEEAISFIQENKTDIMLLDNKLPGIHGIDVLEYMNKNKYDIQVMMITSYASLELAVNATKNGAYNFVPKPFVPQELKAATESITKHLYLKRMTNKMTENDKELRHQFLSVLSHELKSPINAVEGYMNMMKERQAGDKLEDYDPMIDRSLIRMKGMRSLISDMLDLTRIESGQNNRHLQEIDLFDVSKFAIDTFEPLAKQKNIKMYLDAPESLIIKADRQEMEIIFNNLISNAVKYNKEGGQIYIAIKEIGTSISIIIEDTGIGMSAEDISKLFHEFVRIKNINTKNIVGTGLGLSIVKKIVEIYNGTIDVSSTPNKGSTFTIILPKY; encoded by the coding sequence ATGGAAAAGTTAGTTGTATTAGTGGTTGATGATGAGCCGGGAATACGTTCAGGAATATGCAGAATACTGCGAAATTACACGGTTGGATTCCCATTCATGGAAGAAGATTTTGGATTCGATATACATGAGGCTGCAACCGGTGAAGAAGCAATAAGTTTTATCCAGGAAAATAAAACGGATATCATGTTGCTTGATAATAAGCTCCCGGGAATTCATGGTATTGATGTTTTGGAATACATGAATAAAAACAAATACGATATCCAGGTAATGATGATCACTTCCTATGCCTCTCTTGAACTTGCTGTAAATGCTACAAAAAACGGCGCATACAATTTCGTTCCAAAACCTTTCGTACCCCAGGAACTCAAAGCAGCTACGGAAAGTATCACCAAACATCTTTACCTGAAACGCATGACCAATAAGATGACCGAGAACGACAAGGAATTGCGCCATCAGTTTCTTTCAGTTTTGTCTCATGAACTAAAATCACCTATCAATGCCGTTGAAGGATACATGAATATGATGAAGGAAAGACAGGCAGGTGATAAACTTGAAGATTATGACCCGATGATCGATCGATCACTGATACGAATGAAAGGCATGCGCAGCCTTATATCCGACATGCTCGACCTTACCCGTATCGAATCAGGTCAAAACAACAGGCACTTGCAGGAGATCGATTTGTTCGATGTATCAAAATTTGCAATTGATACTTTTGAGCCCCTGGCAAAACAAAAAAATATCAAAATGTATTTGGATGCCCCGGAAAGCTTGATAATAAAGGCAGACCGACAGGAGATGGAAATCATTTTCAACAACCTGATCTCAAACGCGGTGAAATATAATAAAGAAGGCGGACAGATTTATATTGCAATCAAAGAAATCGGAACTTCTATAAGCATCATTATTGAAGACACCGGCATTGGTATGTCGGCTGAAGACATCAGTAAATTATTCCACGAATTTGTCAGGATAAAAAATATCAACACAAAAAACATTGTAGGCACAGGCCTTGGCTTATCGATAGTAAAAAAAATAGTTGAAATCTATAATGGCACCATCGATGTATCCAGCACGCCAAACAAAGGAAGCACGTTTACGATCATATTACCTAAATATTGA
- a CDS encoding response regulator, with protein sequence MKTNNKKVLIADDDPDFLTFLEVNTKLMGFEVKAVSSQKEAEILIGQYKPDLAIFDLMMENKDSGFILSHKLKKLYPDVPVIIATAVTAETGLVFGLNSPGERAWIKADRYIDKSLRPDQLQKEINSLIK encoded by the coding sequence ATGAAAACAAATAATAAAAAAGTATTGATTGCAGATGATGATCCTGACTTCTTAACTTTCCTTGAAGTAAATACAAAACTGATGGGCTTTGAAGTGAAAGCCGTTTCGAGCCAGAAAGAAGCTGAAATACTTATCGGTCAATACAAACCTGACCTGGCCATCTTTGATCTGATGATGGAAAACAAAGACAGTGGTTTTATACTAAGTCATAAATTAAAAAAATTATATCCTGATGTTCCAGTAATCATTGCCACTGCAGTTACAGCAGAAACCGGGCTGGTGTTCGGGCTTAACAGTCCCGGAGAACGTGCATGGATAAAGGCCGACAGGTATATCGATAAAAGTTTGCGCCCTGACCAGTTACAAAAAGAAATCAATAGCTTGATTAAATAA